One Candidatus Saccharimonadales bacterium genomic window carries:
- the serS gene encoding serine--tRNA ligase — translation MLDTQFIRENRQQVEADAKAKGVAVDLARLLELDTERRQLIAKLDELRAERNRLAQATKGQKPGPDSIQKGKQLKLAAGELEAKLGELEPQLRQLELEVPNILHESVKRGPGETANEVVKTVGQKPEFDFDPADHETLGLALDIIDLESAAHASGSRFYYLKGAAVTLEFALVNWLLQKYVAKGFTPVTTPVLVREHMLESTGFFPADKNEIYHVNPNEDNLYLIGTSEVTLAGLHMLKPLESDQLPKRYVGFSSCFRREAGSYGQDTKGIFRVHQFDKVEMYSYCHPDRSWDEHEYLFGIEEEILQELGFHYQVINIGSGDLGAPAAKKYDCEVWLPAQGRYRELTSCSNTTDFQARRGGMKFRDDKGKLELVHTLNGTAMASTRTIIAILENFQTKDGRVVIPEVLRPYLNGQDII, via the coding sequence ATGTTGGACACACAATTTATCCGGGAAAATCGCCAGCAGGTAGAAGCCGACGCGAAAGCCAAGGGCGTGGCGGTTGATTTGGCCCGCTTGCTGGAGCTTGACACCGAGCGCCGTCAGTTGATAGCCAAGCTGGATGAGCTTCGAGCCGAACGAAACCGCTTAGCTCAGGCGACCAAAGGCCAAAAACCTGGCCCTGACAGTATCCAAAAGGGCAAACAACTCAAGCTCGCCGCGGGCGAACTTGAAGCCAAACTGGGCGAACTCGAACCGCAACTTCGACAGCTGGAACTAGAGGTGCCGAATATCTTGCATGAATCAGTTAAGCGCGGTCCGGGCGAGACGGCCAACGAGGTCGTTAAAACCGTCGGTCAGAAACCGGAATTTGATTTTGATCCAGCCGATCACGAGACTCTTGGTCTGGCGCTGGATATCATCGATTTGGAATCAGCGGCGCACGCCAGTGGTTCTCGGTTCTATTACCTCAAGGGCGCGGCGGTCACGCTGGAATTTGCTTTGGTCAATTGGCTGCTCCAGAAATATGTTGCTAAGGGCTTTACGCCGGTTACCACTCCAGTGCTGGTTCGCGAGCACATGCTTGAGTCCACCGGTTTTTTTCCGGCCGATAAAAACGAGATTTACCACGTTAATCCAAACGAGGATAATCTGTATTTAATTGGGACGTCGGAAGTTACGTTGGCCGGGTTGCATATGCTCAAGCCACTTGAGTCCGATCAGCTGCCAAAGCGATACGTCGGTTTTTCGAGCTGCTTCAGGCGGGAAGCTGGCAGCTACGGCCAGGACACTAAAGGTATTTTCCGGGTTCATCAGTTTGATAAGGTGGAAATGTACAGTTATTGCCATCCGGATAGAAGCTGGGATGAACATGAATATCTGTTTGGTATCGAAGAAGAAATCCTGCAAGAGCTCGGCTTTCATTATCAAGTTATTAATATCGGCTCAGGAGATCTTGGAGCGCCGGCGGCAAAGAAATACGACTGCGAGGTCTGGCTGCCAGCCCAGGGCCGCTATCGTGAACTAACAAGCTGCTCGAATACGACTGATTTTCAGGCCCGGCGGGGGGGTATGAAATTCCGAGACGACAAAGGTAAGTTAGAGCTGGTGCATACGCTAAACGGAACCGCCATGGCCTCGACTAGGACGATTATCGCCATTTTAGAAAACTTTCAGACAAAAGACGGCCGGGTTGTTATACCTGAAGTGCTGCGGCCATACCTTAATGGGCAGGATATAATTTGA
- the raiA gene encoding ribosome-associated translation inhibitor RaiA, with protein MIKQIDIAGIHYDVDAKLKKYVKNKIGRLDRYMPRKGRRYVRVDAKLIETRGNKNDKYTAEIVLHLSKGQLTASESTLNMYAAIDIVEAKLKNQLRKLKEKHLSHRRIDRKGVFRRVRRLADRDFWGRQN; from the coding sequence ATGATAAAACAAATTGATATAGCCGGTATCCATTACGACGTCGACGCCAAACTTAAGAAATATGTAAAAAATAAGATTGGCCGGCTCGATCGCTACATGCCGAGAAAGGGCAGACGCTACGTCCGAGTCGACGCTAAGCTGATCGAGACCAGGGGCAACAAAAATGATAAATACACCGCCGAAATCGTCCTGCACCTGTCCAAAGGCCAGTTAACAGCTTCCGAGTCGACGCTCAATATGTACGCGGCCATTGATATTGTCGAGGCCAAGCTCAAGAATCAACTCCGAAAACTCAAAGAAAAACACTTAAGCCACCGGCGGATTGACCGCAAGGGTGTTTTCCGGCGCGTACGACGGCTGGCTGATCGCGACTTTTGGGGCCGTCAGAACTGA